In the Paenibacillus sp. FSL R7-0337 genome, TGGAACCATTGGAATGAGCTATAGAGACAAGTTAATCAGACAAACCGTGCAAGATTTCGGGGATTACCATGTCTCGATTAATGATATTAAGGGAGAAGCTGTTCCGAAAATCAAAAATAATTCATCCGTAGAGAGTACAGGTATAGTTAGCAGAGAAGGATATGCTGTTATTAAAGAGACTGAAGAGAAGGTGAAGCAGAAAGATCCATACGCTGCACCTTACCGGTATTTGAATGTTAAAGGATATGATGCGGAGGCAATGAAGATGCTTCAAGTTCAGCTGGATTCAGGCAGATTGCCGGAGAACAAGGCTGAAATTATCCTGTCCTCCTCAAGTCTGAATTACTTTCCTGCGCAGCCAAAGCTGGGCGACAAGGTTAAATTAGAGCTTGGGCTCCGAAAAGTGAAGTCAACGGGTGAAGTGAAAAAAATAAACGGACTTGGCGATTTTGGCTGGGATCTTGACGAACTTTTTCAGGGGCAATTTCAACGGGAATATACTGTAGTCGGCTTCTTGAAATCAACGAGGTCAAGTACATGGAGCTCGAGGTATATCTTTCCTGCCATTACATTCCAAGATTATAAACACATCGAGAATCAAAAAAAGTATTTTATGTATGTCAAGATGAAATCTATGAACGGCATCCAGGAGAAAACAGAAGCTATGATGTCCTCTTTACAGCTGGGTCAGGTCGATTATGATGCCGCTAAGCAGCTGGATAAAGATAACTTCTTTAAGAATGTGCGGATCGAATACAATAATGAATTGCTTAGATTATATGGTAAAAGCATTTATCAAGGCGTGAATACCAGCTTCATTCTGGCATTTGCTGCTGTCATTGTGATTATTATGATCTGCACCATTGCCGTGATTTATAATACGTTCAATATCTCTATATTGGAACGGATATCACAATTCGGCATGCTGAGATGTATTGGTGCTACACCCGCTCAAATTCGCAAAATTGTCTTGCAAGAAGCTGCTCTGCTCAGCTTGATCGGCATACCCGTCGGAATTCTCACAGGCACCCTGTTTATGAGGGTATTGTTTTATAATATCAGCTTGTTAGCATTAGGTTTCTTGAATGATATGAGAATGGTCATTTCCGTACCGATTCTAGTCGCTGCGGGTCTATTAGGCTTGCTGAGCGTATTTCTGTCCGCTATTGGACCAGCCAAACAAGCAGCTCGCGTATCTCCTTTAGAAGCGCTACAGAATTCGGGGAGCACAAGGATCGATCGGATCACAACGGTCAAGAAGTCCCTGTTCGTTACAAATTTGTTTGGTATCGTAGGGCAATTCGCCAGCAGGAACTTGCGCCGAAACAAGAAACGTTTCCGGATTACAGCCTTTTCCATGATTGTCAGCATCATTATTTTTATTGTCTTTAGCGGTTTGGTGAATTTCATACAGCAAGCAACACGAGTCTCAGGCGCTGAGTATTCGTACTCACTTTCCTATGAGGGTCCTTCAAAGCGGATAGATGATAAAGTGTATCAGCACATTGCTAAGGTGGAGGCTGTTCAACAAGCTTACAAATTTTACAATAGTCAAGTGACGGCTATTATCCCTAAGGACAAGATTAACCCGAAATATTATGAATTAAATAAAGAACGATACGTTGTTGCTGAAGGGGACGGGTATAGAACAGACAATAATTTCCTTATGTCCTTTGGGGATAATGGATTAGACGCTATGCGCTCCAAGCTGATCTCAGGGGCGATCGACAAGGAGACAATGAACCAGGAGAACGGCGTTATCGTTCAACAAAAAATAAGCATGACCACACAAAAAGGCCAGGAGCTGATTATCGACCAAACCCAATTTAAAGTGGGGGATCATATCAATATCCGCACTGTTGAGGGAGGCCATCACAAATATCAAACAGTAACCGTGGCTGGAATCGTGGACGAAGATTTGTTATCAAATGGATATACCGAGAGTCACGTTGTTACATTCTTCACAACGTCTAAAGTATATTCCAAGATTACAGGTAACGATGCATATTCAAGAATGTTTATTCTTGCTGATCCTGATCAACCAAATCAAGCCATTACGGATTATCTTAAAGCATTAGTTGAAAAAGACGCGGGATTTAACTACCAGGATCGGGTAGCGGAGCTCACTGAGGCCAAAAACGACGCAGTGACTTTCAGCATCATCCTTTACGGTTTTATCGGTGTCATAGTGTTAATTGCATTCTTGAACATTGTAAATACCGTGAGTACGAATCTTATTCTTCGCACGAAAGAGTTTGCTGTCCTTAAGGCCATTGGCATGACCCAAAAAGAAGTCAGGAAAATGATTGTTCTAGAAAGTATATTTTACGGTTTGTTTGCCTCCGTTGTTGGAATCACCTTAGGTACGGCTCTTAGCTACAGCATTCAAATGCTCTTCGCGGGTGCTGTGAGTACAGCTTGGACGATCCCGTGGTACAGTATCGGTATTGCTTTTGCAGGTGCTATACTGACAACGCTTCTCGCAACGATTTGGCCAATGTATCAGTTAAATAAAGTGAATATCGTGGAGGCCCTCCGGAGAGAGAATTAGAGGAAGGTGCCTTGCTTGGCATATCTGCCCGGGGATACTCCAGCTACCTTGGTGAAGCTGCGGATGAAATTAGCGTAATCGCTGAAGCCGGATTGATAGCAGGCCTCGGTAAGGCTAAGCCCGTCGCGGAGGTAAGCCTTGGCTAACGAAATCCGACGGTCCAGTATGTAGGAACGCAGCGTCAGGCCTGTGTGTTGTTTGAA is a window encoding:
- a CDS encoding ABC transporter permease — its product is MNSYTGLTGKYLKGQKKRSLLTIFGIILSVTLLTSIGTIGMSYRDKLIRQTVQDFGDYHVSINDIKGEAVPKIKNNSSVESTGIVSREGYAVIKETEEKVKQKDPYAAPYRYLNVKGYDAEAMKMLQVQLDSGRLPENKAEIILSSSSLNYFPAQPKLGDKVKLELGLRKVKSTGEVKKINGLGDFGWDLDELFQGQFQREYTVVGFLKSTRSSTWSSRYIFPAITFQDYKHIENQKKYFMYVKMKSMNGIQEKTEAMMSSLQLGQVDYDAAKQLDKDNFFKNVRIEYNNELLRLYGKSIYQGVNTSFILAFAAVIVIIMICTIAVIYNTFNISILERISQFGMLRCIGATPAQIRKIVLQEAALLSLIGIPVGILTGTLFMRVLFYNISLLALGFLNDMRMVISVPILVAAGLLGLLSVFLSAIGPAKQAARVSPLEALQNSGSTRIDRITTVKKSLFVTNLFGIVGQFASRNLRRNKKRFRITAFSMIVSIIIFIVFSGLVNFIQQATRVSGAEYSYSLSYEGPSKRIDDKVYQHIAKVEAVQQAYKFYNSQVTAIIPKDKINPKYYELNKERYVVAEGDGYRTDNNFLMSFGDNGLDAMRSKLISGAIDKETMNQENGVIVQQKISMTTQKGQELIIDQTQFKVGDHINIRTVEGGHHKYQTVTVAGIVDEDLLSNGYTESHVVTFFTTSKVYSKITGNDAYSRMFILADPDQPNQAITDYLKALVEKDAGFNYQDRVAELTEAKNDAVTFSIILYGFIGVIVLIAFLNIVNTVSTNLILRTKEFAVLKAIGMTQKEVRKMIVLESIFYGLFASVVGITLGTALSYSIQMLFAGAVSTAWTIPWYSIGIAFAGAILTTLLATIWPMYQLNKVNIVEALRREN